The genomic stretch GACTGCATCGTATCCGAGAAGGCGCAGATCGACGAGGGAGTGCGGCCGCGCGGCGTCCTTCCGCGCAGCGACGCGATGCCTACGGAATGTTGTTGACAGGGCGTGACAGCTTGTTAGTGTAAATATGTTCACTATCTGCTACTGAGTTGAACAGGGATGGGGCGCAATGTACTCCGGCGAAGAATATGCGGCAGCCTTGGACGAGGCGGCCTACGAGGCGCTCGACGCGGCGGGGATCGATCGGCCACCGGTCGACGCCCTGCACGTTGCCCAGCGGCTCGGCATGGTCGTGGCCTGCGACCGGCGGCAGAACGCACGGGCGCGGCTGGTGCGCCTGGCGCGGCGCGACCAATCGACTCGGTCGGCCATCTTGCTGCGGGCCGAGCCGCGGAGCGAACGGCGGCAGTTTGCCGTGGCCCATGAGATTGGCGAACACCTGTCGGCGGGGCTGTTTTCCCGCCTCAATGTCGATCCGTGCCAGCTGGCACCGCCGCTGCGCGAGGGCGCGGCCAATCATCTCGCGGGGCGGCTCTTGCTGCCGACCGACTGGTTAGCCGTGGCGGCCCTGGCCTGCGATTGGGACCTCGTACGGCTCAAGCAGCAATTCAACACGGCGAGTCACGAGCTGATCGCGCGGCGGATGCTCGATTTTTCGACGCCGGTGGTGATTACCGTGCTCGATCAAGGCGCGCAGTCGTGGCGGTCGAGCAATGTTTGGGGAGCCCTGCCCCTTTGGTCGGATGATGAACGATGCTGCTGGCGACAAGCCCACGAATCGGGCCAACAGTCCGAATGTTCTGAACGCAGCGGAC from Pirellulales bacterium encodes the following:
- a CDS encoding ImmA/IrrE family metallo-endopeptidase encodes the protein MYSGEEYAAALDEAAYEALDAAGIDRPPVDALHVAQRLGMVVACDRRQNARARLVRLARRDQSTRSAILLRAEPRSERRQFAVAHEIGEHLSAGLFSRLNVDPCQLAPPLREGAANHLAGRLLLPTDWLAVAALACDWDLVRLKQQFNTASHELIARRMLDFSTPVVITVLDQGAQSWRSSNVWGALPLWSDDERCCWRQAHESGQQSECSERSGRVRAWAIHEPQWKREIVRFEPNRMDVDDDPLVDSLLPTEQWTVV